A region of the Corynebacterium renale genome:
AAGGATCCAGAGTGGTTGTGGATCACCCAGCAGGTGAATCAAGCAGTGAAAGAGGAAATGCCGAAAATCGAGGCGTTAGTCAAAGAGTTAGCGCCGCTGAACGAAGCCAGACTCCTGGACGTAGAAACGCGGTTAGACTTCTTATGGAACAAGGTACTGCTTAGCAATGCGCTACCAAATCCTAAGTATCCGGAAATCCCGGGCGACAACAAGTTGCTCTAGCCGTCAAAACTCTTCACGCTCGGGAATTGCATCACCGCTTCACCGCGCCCAATGCTTCACCACCCGATACACTTTCGGGTATGAAAACAGCATGGGCTTTGTGGGACTGCGGTTCCGCCGCATTCAACGCGGTGTTGGTGACGTTCATTTTCTCGGTGTACCTCACGGATTCCGTCGGCGCCACCATCGACGCCTCCCAAACACCGTCGTTCTACTACAGCATCGCGCTCGCCATTGCCGGCGTCGCGATTGCCCTGGTAGCCCCGGTGATGGGTCAGCGTGCCGACGCCCGCGGCACCCGTCGAAAGTCCCTGATCCTGTGGACCCTCGTGACGATCGGCCTCATGGCCTCCCTCTTCCTCGTGCGCAACGACGCCGCGCTCTGGTTCTGGGTAGGCATCACAATCATGGCCGTCGCCTCCATCACGTTCGAGTTCGCCGAGGTCAACTACTTCGCCATGCTCAACCAAATCTCCACACCCGCCACGGTCGGTCGTATTTCGGGAGTGGGCTGGGCGCTCGGTTACGTGGGTGGCATCGTCGTACTGCTTCTATGTTTCATCCTCTTCATCTCCGGGGAGGGTGGCGCATTCGGGCTGCCCACAGAAGCCGGCCTGAACATCCGCCTCGTCGCCCTCTTCGCGGCGACCTGGTTCTTGCTCGCGGCCCTGCCCCTATTTTTCAAGGCACCACCCGCCCCGAAGACCGGCGAACAACTCTCCTGGGCTGGCTCCTACAAGAAACTGTGGGCGACCATCCGCCACCTGTGGATTAACGACCGCAATACCGCCTACTTCCTCATCGCATCCGCTGTTTTCCGCGACGGGCTCGCCGGCGTATTCACGTACGGCGCGATCCTCGCGGTAGCGGTCTACGGACTAGATAACAGTGACGTCCTGCTCTTCGGCGTGGCAGCGAATGTGGTTGCAGCGGCGGGTGCCGCGGCCGGCGGTTGGCTCGATGACCGCATCGGTCCGAAACCTGTGATTATGGGATCGCTCGTAGCCATGATCGTGGTCGCCGGCGTGCTGCTTTTCGGGGAAGGACCCACCATTTTCTGGATTTTCGGACTCCTGCTGTGCCTCTTTGTGGGGC
Encoded here:
- a CDS encoding MFS transporter; translated protein: MKTAWALWDCGSAAFNAVLVTFIFSVYLTDSVGATIDASQTPSFYYSIALAIAGVAIALVAPVMGQRADARGTRRKSLILWTLVTIGLMASLFLVRNDAALWFWVGITIMAVASITFEFAEVNYFAMLNQISTPATVGRISGVGWALGYVGGIVVLLLCFILFISGEGGAFGLPTEAGLNIRLVALFAATWFLLAALPLFFKAPPAPKTGEQLSWAGSYKKLWATIRHLWINDRNTAYFLIASAVFRDGLAGVFTYGAILAVAVYGLDNSDVLLFGVAANVVAAAGAAAGGWLDDRIGPKPVIMGSLVAMIVVAGVLLFGEGPTIFWIFGLLLCLFVGPAQSASRSFLARLTDEQHSGEIFGLYATTGRAVSWLAPLMFMILTAIGGDRLGIVGIAVVLAAGAFLLVPVKQEKVSTASA